A window of Acropora muricata isolate sample 2 chromosome 3, ASM3666990v1, whole genome shotgun sequence contains these coding sequences:
- the LOC136911759 gene encoding cell cycle checkpoint control protein RAD9B-like, with protein sequence MRCVIPGRSVKLFAKAIHCLSRIGDELYLEALPQGLALRTVNSSRSAYACFLFNESFFLSYDDGSNDLPEDSQEEDLLKCKIGMKSCLSVFKSMNTIEKSVDQCKIDLNIKEARLVFLLFCRHGITKTYNLTFQACETLQAIFSKDLSLNFITAQAKILNDAVYNFPNNQEEVTLVVCPETFKVKNYVDDEPDPTKVIHTEMMLAPEEFDNYQIGVDTDVTFCLKELRAILTFAEFSSQPINVHFETGGKPIVFSMDGDSSYEGNFVLATLVDNESSAPSSQQSCAEVEAAASKSTKKDQKGKQDKSSSKQSLPKQQNSGEEISQRHDDAENDEEYDSLLDDNDMDITEIDHALQDNKASASSQMNQVKDNKVKNNSTTKDEQLPTRKRILDASKSSVLDDFFSDSFPYRDMFTTARKELSVIHEASQESANTTIRGSAKPIQTPSSSVTDVSYLKSMDMPSLGHSSCTSPEFKSLKQREQKKAKKHKADHDESIMDVEADDDYEFIPGTPPNKKFKSMFFNASQNQVLPQDVVLAADSDED encoded by the exons cTTGCTTTGAGGACTGTCAACTCATCTCGTTCAGCGTACGCCTGCTTCCTTTTTAATGAGAGCTTCTTTTTAAGTTATGACGATGGTTCAAATGATCTACCAGAGGACTCACAGGAAGAAGATTTACTCAAGTGCAAGATTGGCATGAAA TCTTGCTTATCAGTGTTCAAATCCATGAACACAATTGAGAAATCTGTGGATCAGTGTAAAATTGATCTGAACATCAAGGAAGCCAGACTTGTGTTTTTACTGTTCTGCAGACATG GAATCACCAAGACCTACAACTTGACTTTTCAAGCATGTGAAACCTTACAAGCCATTTTCTCCAAAGACTTGAGTCTTAACTTCATAACTGCTCAAGCCAA GATTTTGAATGATGCAGTGTACAACTTTCCAAATAATCAGGAGGAGGTTACATTAGTTGTCTGCCCAGAGACTTTCAAAGTCAAGAACTATGTGGATGATGAGCCAG ATCCAACAAAAGTGATCCACACAGAGATGATGCTTGCACCAGAAGAGTTTGATAATTACCAAATCGGTGTTGACACTGATGTCACTTTTTGCCTCAAGGAGCTGAGG GCCATTTTGACATTTGCTGAATTCTCAAGTCAACCCATAAATGTTCATTTTGAGACTGGAGGAAA GCCAATTGTGTTCAGCATGGATGGCGACTCAAGTTACGAAGGCAACTTTGTCCTAGCAACATTAGTTGACAATGAAAGTTCAGCACCATCCTCACAGCAATCTTGTGCAGAAGTAGAAGCAGCAGCTAGTAAATCAACTAAGAAAGATCAAAAGGGCAAACAAGACAAGAG CTCTTCCAAACAAAGTTTACCAAAACAACAGAATTCAGGTGAAGAAATTTCACAGAGACATGATGATGctgaaaatgatgaagaatatgATTCTCTTCTTGATGACAATGATATGGATATTACAGAAATCGATCATGCCCTACAGGACAACAAAGCATCTGCATCATCACAAATGAATCAAGTTAAAGACAATAAAGTGAAAAACAACAGTACCacaaaggatgaacaattgcCCACACGCAAAAG AATTTTAGATGCCAGTAAAAGCTCAGTTCTTGATGACTTCTTCAGTGATTCCTTTCCTTATCGAG ATATGTTCACCACTGCAAGAAAGGAGCTTTCAGTCATCCATGAGGCCAGCCAGGAGAGCGCTAATACCACCAT CCGGGGTAGTGCAAAGCCCATTCAGACTCCATCCAGTTCAGTTACAG ATGTGTCATATTTGAAAAGTATGGATATG CCGTCTCTTGGACACAGTAGTTGTACCAGCCCAGAATTTAAATCACTAAAACAACGTgagcaaaaaaaagcaaagaagcaCAAAGCTGACCATGATGAAAGCATTATGGATGTAGAGGCTGATGATGATTATGAATTTATTCCAGGAACACCACCCAACAAAAAG TTTAAATCCATGTTTTTCAACGCTTCACAAAATCAA GTCCTTCCTCAAGATGTAGTACTTGCGGCCGACAGTGACGAAGACTAA